The uncultured Flavobacterium sp. genome contains a region encoding:
- the recQ gene encoding DNA helicase RecQ, whose amino-acid sequence MSSELLHAKLKENFGFEKFRPNQETIINTILSGQDTLAIMPTGGGKSICFQLPALVLPGITIVISPLIALMKDQVDSLKTNGINACYINSSQSSEEQQFYIDNLKSNNFKLVYIAPESLSYLDVVFNELTISLIAIDEAHCISSWGHDFRPAYTNLGYLKNRFPSTPILALTATADKATRTDITKQLNLKNPKTFVASFDRKNLSLEVRPALDRVKQIIDFVEKKPNESGIIYCLSRKTTEELSGKLQKNGIKAKAYHAGLDNKLRAKTQDEFINDDCQVVCATIAFGMGIDKSNVRWVIHYNLPKNIEGYYQEIGRAGRDGLPAETVLFESYADVIQLQKFASEGLNSDVQLAKLERMKQYADALSCRRKILLSYFGELVKENCGNCDICKNPPTFFDGTILAQKALSAISRLQESEPLAVIVDFLRGSRNAYIYEKNYQSLKTYGIGVDISWYDWNQYLIQLINLGYCEIAFHQHNKILLTPFAKKVLFEGEKVKLNTVVKKVIDKTEVKETKTKAAKNSLFEILRKLRHEIAKDEEVPAYVIFSDAALRQMESLKPMNDEEFLAIDGVGKAKLEKYGSEFIDAITYYEKVKKANTTKVKKEGNTYKTTLELFKNGHSVEEIAGKRNLGQTTIISHLAKLYVDGEDIDLSQFVSDVEVKQLHKAQVELEYPTALRPYYDHFEEKLSYDKIRVGLAIVERNK is encoded by the coding sequence ATGAGTTCAGAATTACTACACGCCAAATTAAAAGAAAATTTTGGGTTTGAAAAATTCAGGCCAAATCAGGAAACGATCATAAATACAATTCTTTCTGGTCAGGATACTTTGGCTATTATGCCAACCGGTGGAGGAAAATCGATTTGTTTTCAATTGCCAGCTTTGGTTTTGCCAGGAATTACGATTGTTATTTCGCCATTAATAGCCTTGATGAAGGATCAGGTTGATAGCTTGAAAACCAATGGAATCAATGCCTGTTATATAAACAGCAGCCAATCTAGTGAAGAACAGCAATTTTATATCGATAATTTAAAATCGAACAATTTCAAACTTGTTTATATAGCTCCGGAAAGTTTATCTTATTTAGATGTTGTTTTTAATGAATTGACAATCAGTTTAATTGCTATTGATGAAGCGCATTGTATTTCATCGTGGGGACATGATTTTCGTCCGGCATATACAAATTTAGGATATCTTAAAAACCGCTTCCCTTCTACTCCAATTCTGGCTTTGACTGCAACTGCTGATAAAGCAACGCGTACAGATATCACAAAACAGTTAAATCTAAAAAATCCTAAGACATTTGTAGCTTCTTTTGATAGAAAAAATTTAAGTTTAGAAGTTCGTCCTGCATTAGACCGTGTAAAACAAATTATTGATTTCGTTGAAAAGAAACCAAACGAATCCGGAATTATCTATTGCTTAAGCCGAAAAACTACTGAAGAACTTTCTGGAAAATTACAAAAAAACGGAATTAAAGCAAAAGCATATCATGCAGGTTTAGACAATAAACTTCGTGCAAAAACGCAAGATGAATTCATAAACGATGATTGTCAGGTAGTTTGCGCTACAATTGCTTTCGGAATGGGAATTGATAAATCAAATGTTCGCTGGGTGATTCATTATAATTTACCTAAAAACATAGAAGGTTATTATCAGGAAATTGGTCGTGCCGGTCGTGACGGATTACCTGCCGAAACTGTTTTATTTGAAAGTTATGCTGATGTAATCCAACTTCAGAAATTTGCTTCGGAAGGATTAAACTCAGATGTGCAGCTGGCAAAATTAGAACGAATGAAACAATATGCTGATGCTTTAAGTTGTCGCAGAAAAATTTTACTTTCTTATTTTGGCGAACTAGTTAAAGAGAATTGCGGAAACTGTGATATTTGCAAAAATCCTCCAACTTTTTTCGATGGTACGATTCTCGCGCAAAAAGCATTGTCTGCAATTAGCCGTTTACAAGAATCTGAGCCTTTGGCTGTAATTGTAGATTTTTTAAGAGGCTCGAGAAACGCATATATCTACGAAAAAAATTATCAAAGCTTAAAAACGTACGGAATTGGCGTTGACATTTCGTGGTACGATTGGAATCAATATTTAATTCAGTTAATAAATTTAGGATATTGTGAAATTGCCTTTCATCAGCACAATAAAATTTTGCTAACTCCTTTTGCTAAAAAAGTTTTATTTGAAGGAGAAAAAGTAAAACTGAATACTGTTGTTAAAAAAGTAATTGATAAAACCGAAGTAAAAGAAACAAAAACGAAAGCAGCTAAAAATTCTCTTTTTGAAATACTTCGAAAATTACGTCATGAGATTGCTAAGGACGAAGAAGTTCCTGCTTACGTAATTTTTAGTGACGCAGCGTTAAGACAAATGGAAAGCTTAAAGCCAATGAATGATGAAGAATTTCTTGCTATTGATGGTGTTGGTAAAGCTAAACTTGAAAAATATGGTTCAGAATTTATAGATGCTATTACTTATTACGAGAAAGTAAAAAAAGCAAATACTACTAAAGTTAAAAAAGAGGGTAATACTTATAAAACAACTTTAGAACTTTTTAAAAATGGTCATAGTGTTGAAGAAATTGCCGGAAAACGAAATTTGGGACAAACAACCATAATTTCGCATTTAGCGAAATTATATGTAGATGGCGAGGATATCGATTTAAGCCAATTTGTTAGTGATGTCGAAGTTAAGCAATTGCATAAAGCTCAAGTGGAACTAGAATATCCTACAGCATTAAGACCTTATTATGATCATTTTGAAGAAAAATTATCTTATGATAAAATTCGCGTTGGGCTCGCTATTGTTGAGAGAAATAAATAA
- a CDS encoding DNA primase, with translation MKRVIVDYAKLTNEILNLLVEKFPDGYDDSDVIRFRNAKNELVEAVEVRTEDTIYLVKISTKLADRIENYDEDDDIDVDVDTIEPVKGLDLDDDIDDSDDDDDVIDKPDTDGGDDDDDDDKDPDDIADEDDDEDED, from the coding sequence ATGAAAAGAGTTATAGTAGACTACGCTAAACTTACCAACGAAATTTTAAACCTTTTAGTAGAAAAATTTCCTGATGGTTACGATGATTCGGATGTTATCCGTTTTAGAAATGCTAAAAACGAATTAGTCGAAGCTGTTGAAGTTCGTACTGAAGACACTATTTATTTGGTAAAAATTAGTACTAAACTTGCTGACAGAATCGAAAATTATGATGAAGATGATGATATCGACGTTGATGTTGATACAATCGAACCTGTAAAAGGTCTTGATCTTGATGATGATATTGATGACAGCGATGATGACGACGATGTGATAGACAAACCAGATACTGATGGCGGAGATGATGATGACGATGATGACAAAGATCCGGATGATATTGCTGACGAAGATGATGATGAAGACGAAGATTAA
- a CDS encoding deoxyhypusine synthase family protein, which yields MKGPISQFIEKHYLHFNSASLVDAAKAYEQQLANGAKMMVSMAGAMSTAEIGKIFAEIIRQDKVQIISCTGANLEEDIMNLVAHSHYERVPNYRDLTPEDEWALLERGLNRVTDTCIPEHEAFRRLQKHIYKIWKDADDKGERYFPHEFMYKMLLSGVLEEYYEIDLKDSWMYAAAEKNLPIIVPGWEDSTMGNIFASYVIKGDLKASTMKSGIEYMTFLADWYPKNSTNGIGFFQIGGGIAGDFPICVVPMLYQDMEMHDIPFWSYFCQISDSTTSYGSYSGAVPNEKITWGKLDIKTPKFIIESDATIVAPLIFAYLLDL from the coding sequence ATGAAAGGACCAATCAGTCAGTTTATTGAAAAACATTATTTACACTTTAACTCTGCTTCTTTAGTTGATGCTGCAAAAGCATACGAACAGCAATTAGCAAATGGTGCTAAAATGATGGTAAGTATGGCTGGCGCTATGAGTACAGCAGAAATTGGTAAAATTTTTGCCGAAATAATTAGACAAGATAAAGTACAAATTATTTCATGTACTGGAGCCAATCTAGAAGAAGATATCATGAATTTAGTAGCACACTCTCACTACGAAAGAGTGCCAAACTATCGTGATTTAACACCAGAAGACGAATGGGCATTGTTGGAAAGAGGATTAAATCGTGTTACTGACACTTGTATTCCTGAGCATGAAGCATTCCGTCGTTTACAAAAACACATTTACAAAATCTGGAAAGATGCTGATGACAAAGGTGAGCGTTATTTCCCTCATGAATTCATGTATAAAATGCTATTATCCGGCGTTTTAGAAGAATATTATGAAATAGATTTAAAAGATAGCTGGATGTATGCAGCTGCAGAGAAAAATTTACCTATTATTGTTCCGGGATGGGAAGATAGTACAATGGGAAATATCTTTGCTTCATACGTAATTAAAGGTGATTTGAAAGCCTCTACAATGAAATCAGGAATTGAATACATGACATTCCTTGCAGATTGGTATCCAAAAAACAGCACTAACGGAATTGGATTCTTCCAAATTGGTGGTGGTATTGCAGGAGATTTTCCTATTTGTGTGGTACCAATGTTGTATCAGGATATGGAAATGCATGATATTCCGTTTTGGAGTTATTTCTGCCAGATTTCAGATTCGACAACCAGTTATGGTTCGTATTCAGGAGCAGTTCCAAACGAGAAAATCACTTGGGGTAAATTAGATATTAAAACCCCTAAATTTATTATTGAGTCGGATGCTACAATTGTTGCACCGTTAATTTTTGCTTATTTATTAGATTTATAG